The Lysobacter sp. genome includes a window with the following:
- a CDS encoding integration host factor subunit alpha, with translation MALTKAEMAERLFDEVGLNKREAKEFVDAFFDVLREALEQGRQVKLSGFGNFDLRRKNQRPGRNPKTGEEIPISARTVVTFRPGQKLKERVEAYSGGLADA, from the coding sequence ATGGCATTGACGAAGGCTGAAATGGCCGAGCGACTGTTCGACGAAGTCGGACTGAACAAACGCGAGGCGAAGGAATTCGTCGATGCGTTTTTCGACGTGCTTCGCGAAGCGCTGGAGCAGGGCCGCCAGGTCAAGCTGTCCGGGTTCGGCAATTTCGATCTGCGCCGCAAGAACCAGCGACCCGGCCGCAACCCCAAGACCGGCGAAGAGATCCCGATCTCGGCGCGCACCGTGGTGACGTTCCGCCCAGGCCAGAAGCTGAAGGAGCGCGTCGAAGCGTATTCCGGAGGCTTGGCCGATGCTTGA
- a CDS encoding phenylalanine--tRNA ligase subunit beta, translated as MKFSENWLRQHVKTDASRDELAATLTAIGLEVEEMAVLGASLDGVVVARIVECAKHPEADRLQVCQVDAGQGGLLQIVCGAPNARPGLLAPLATIGTTIGELTIKAAKLRNVESNGMLCSAKELGIDADASGLLELPADAPIGAPLADYLGLPDASIELKLTPNRADCFGVRGIAFDVAAALGSHVECLDTTPVPAQSDATLAVELNAGADAPRYVGRVIENVNTTAATPLWMAERLRRSGVRPISILVDVTQYVMLELGQPMHAFDRDLLKGPVGVRRARAGEAVKLLDGRDAALDGEFLAVTDADRVVALAGIMGGHDTRVTDTTRNVFLEAAHFAPDAIIGRSRRIGLHTDAGHRFERGVDPELPRIAVEYATKLILDVAGGVPGAVIEAVRDADLPKPQIVTLRRERLARVLGVRVADAEVERILRALGLGVEATADGWRVTAPTRRFDIAIEEDLIEEIARIHGYNAIPTTLPGGAARVVSPSETVLDEATVRRQLVARDYLEAINYAFVDGDLLAKWQVNDGGVPLANPLSAELSTMRTMLLPGLVAALGRNAARQQSRVRLFEIGKVFAVRTGDAPLETRRLAAVACGDAQAEQWSDSARPVDFHDLKGDLDSLATAAGATLEYRPSQAAWGHPGRSADVYRMDESGDGAIIGWIGQLHPRLQRALDLDAVAVAFEVDLAALQRRPLARSAALSRFPSVRRDLAFVVPDGVSWAALAGTVKRAAGPSLQDLRLFDRYVGKGVETGCKSLAMGLILQEESRTLTDRDIDQVVAQVIAALRGEHGAEIRS; from the coding sequence ATGAAATTTTCCGAAAACTGGCTGCGCCAACACGTCAAGACCGACGCTTCGCGCGATGAACTCGCGGCGACGCTGACCGCGATCGGTCTGGAAGTCGAAGAGATGGCCGTGCTCGGCGCTTCATTGGATGGCGTCGTCGTCGCACGCATCGTCGAATGCGCCAAGCATCCGGAAGCCGATCGCCTGCAGGTGTGTCAGGTCGATGCGGGGCAGGGCGGACTGCTGCAGATCGTCTGCGGCGCACCGAACGCGCGGCCGGGCCTGCTCGCGCCGCTCGCGACCATCGGCACGACGATCGGCGAACTCACGATCAAGGCCGCGAAACTGCGCAATGTCGAATCCAACGGCATGCTGTGCTCGGCGAAGGAACTCGGCATCGATGCCGATGCGTCCGGTCTGCTCGAACTGCCGGCCGATGCCCCGATCGGGGCACCGCTCGCCGATTATCTCGGCCTGCCCGATGCTTCGATCGAACTGAAGCTCACGCCGAACCGTGCCGACTGCTTCGGTGTGCGTGGCATCGCGTTCGATGTGGCCGCAGCGCTCGGCAGCCATGTCGAATGCCTGGATACCACGCCGGTCCCCGCGCAAAGCGACGCGACGCTTGCGGTCGAGTTGAACGCAGGCGCCGATGCGCCGCGTTATGTCGGACGTGTGATCGAGAACGTGAACACCACCGCCGCGACACCGCTGTGGATGGCCGAACGCCTGCGTCGCAGCGGCGTTCGCCCGATCAGTATTCTGGTCGATGTGACGCAATACGTGATGCTCGAACTCGGCCAGCCGATGCACGCGTTCGACCGCGATCTGTTGAAAGGTCCGGTCGGCGTGCGGCGCGCGCGCGCGGGCGAGGCGGTGAAGTTGCTCGATGGTCGTGATGCAGCGCTCGATGGCGAATTCCTGGCCGTCACCGATGCCGACCGCGTGGTCGCACTGGCCGGCATCATGGGCGGCCACGACACCCGCGTGACCGACACGACTCGCAATGTCTTTCTCGAAGCCGCGCACTTCGCGCCGGACGCGATCATCGGCCGCAGTCGCAGGATCGGCCTGCACACCGACGCCGGACATCGCTTCGAGCGAGGCGTCGATCCGGAACTGCCGCGCATTGCGGTCGAGTACGCAACGAAGCTCATTCTCGATGTTGCCGGCGGTGTGCCGGGTGCGGTGATCGAAGCCGTGCGCGATGCCGATCTGCCCAAACCGCAGATCGTGACGCTGCGCCGCGAACGTCTCGCACGGGTGCTCGGTGTGCGCGTGGCCGATGCTGAAGTCGAGCGCATCCTGCGCGCGCTGGGGTTGGGTGTCGAAGCCACTGCCGACGGCTGGCGCGTGACCGCACCGACGCGCCGCTTCGACATCGCGATCGAAGAAGACCTGATCGAGGAGATCGCCCGCATCCACGGCTACAACGCGATCCCGACCACGCTGCCGGGGGGGGCGGCGCGGGTAGTGTCTCCCAGCGAGACCGTATTGGACGAAGCCACCGTGCGCCGCCAACTGGTGGCCCGCGATTATCTCGAAGCGATCAACTACGCCTTCGTCGATGGCGATCTGCTCGCGAAGTGGCAGGTGAACGACGGCGGTGTGCCGCTCGCCAATCCGCTCAGCGCCGAGCTCAGCACCATGCGCACGATGCTCCTGCCGGGGCTGGTCGCCGCGCTGGGCCGCAATGCGGCGCGTCAGCAGTCGCGGGTGAGGCTGTTCGAGATCGGCAAGGTCTTTGCGGTCCGTACCGGCGATGCGCCCTTGGAAACCCGCCGTCTTGCGGCGGTGGCTTGCGGCGATGCCCAAGCCGAGCAGTGGAGCGATTCGGCCCGCCCTGTCGACTTCCACGATCTCAAGGGCGATCTCGACAGTCTGGCCACCGCCGCTGGCGCTACGCTCGAATACCGTCCGTCCCAAGCCGCCTGGGGCCATCCCGGCCGGTCGGCCGATGTGTATCGGATGGATGAAAGCGGCGATGGCGCGATCATCGGCTGGATCGGTCAGCTTCACCCGCGTCTGCAGCGAGCGCTTGATCTCGATGCCGTCGCAGTGGCCTTCGAGGTCGATCTGGCCGCCCTGCAGCGGCGTCCGCTGGCCCGTTCTGCCGCGCTCAGCCGCTTCCCGTCTGTCCGCCGGGATCTCGCGTTCGTCGTCCCGGACGGGGTGTCCTGGGCGGCCTTGGCGGGCACCGTGAAACGTGCCGCAGGGCCGTCTTTGCAGGACCTCCGGCTGTTCGACCGGTATGTCGGAAAGGGCGTCGAAACCGGATGCAAGAGCCTCGCTATGGGCTTGATTCTCCAAGAAGAATCACGCACTCTCACAGACCGCGATATCGATCAGGTGGTGGCTCAGGTCATCGCCGCGCTGCGCGGGGAACACGGCGCGGAAATCCGGTCGTGA
- a CDS encoding TraB/GumN family protein, which yields MRRSVAGVFLSITLASATLIAALPNHAFAQMAPAVTTAPVEPPNVQTASGPDLETVVISGRYPGPGLWKIRKGDHVLWILGSQSPLPKRMDWDSANVERIIAGSQEVLMPPAVEMDADVGFFRGLTLLPSLFNALKNPDGKTLGEVLPAAQYARWQVLKQRYIGSNRGIEERRPIFAAVELYEKAIAHSGMTDKDLASDVVSRTAKKHRIHVTTPKVTIRIKEPKSALKAFANETINDQECFSKTLDRIESDLGTMILRANAWAEGDIETLRALPYSNQFDACFAAFSSSAVARKEGMLDVEKRLTSLWFDAAEAALAKNASSFAVLPVKELLQAGGYFEAMTAKGYVIEEP from the coding sequence ATGCGTCGTTCAGTTGCAGGAGTTTTTCTTTCGATCACCCTCGCCTCGGCGACGCTTATTGCCGCATTGCCCAATCATGCCTTCGCACAGATGGCACCTGCCGTGACCACTGCACCGGTCGAACCGCCCAATGTACAGACCGCGAGTGGCCCCGATCTCGAAACCGTGGTGATTTCCGGGCGCTATCCGGGCCCGGGTTTGTGGAAAATACGCAAAGGCGATCACGTGCTGTGGATTCTCGGTTCCCAGTCGCCATTGCCGAAGCGCATGGACTGGGATTCGGCCAACGTCGAGCGCATCATCGCCGGTTCGCAGGAAGTGCTGATGCCGCCGGCCGTGGAGATGGACGCGGATGTCGGCTTCTTCCGTGGACTGACGCTGCTGCCGTCGCTGTTCAACGCGCTCAAGAATCCGGACGGCAAGACCCTCGGCGAGGTATTGCCGGCGGCGCAATACGCGCGTTGGCAGGTGCTGAAGCAACGCTACATCGGCAGCAACCGCGGAATCGAGGAACGACGGCCGATTTTCGCCGCAGTGGAACTGTACGAAAAAGCGATTGCGCACTCCGGAATGACCGATAAGGACCTGGCATCAGATGTGGTGAGCCGGACCGCCAAGAAGCACCGGATTCATGTCACCACGCCGAAGGTCACCATCAGGATCAAGGAGCCGAAGTCCGCACTCAAGGCGTTTGCGAACGAGACCATCAATGATCAGGAGTGCTTCAGCAAGACGCTCGATCGCATCGAAAGCGATCTTGGCACGATGATCCTGCGCGCCAACGCCTGGGCGGAAGGCGATATCGAAACCCTTCGCGCGCTGCCTTACTCGAATCAATTCGATGCCTGTTTCGCAGCGTTCAGCAGCAGTGCGGTCGCGCGCAAAGAGGGCATGCTGGATGTCGAAAAACGCCTGACGAGCCTCTGGTTCGATGCCGCCGAAGCGGCATTGGCCAAGAACGCATCGTCGTTTGCCGTATTGCCGGTCAAGGAACTGTTGCAGGCGGGCGGCTACTTCGAGGCGATGACGGCGAAAGGCTATGTGATCGAGGAGCCGTGA
- a CDS encoding MerR family transcriptional regulator: MLDPGSNRELPPIPAKRYFTIGEVSELCDVKPHVLRYWETEFPSLKPVKRRGNRRYYQRHDVLMVRQIRSLLYEQGYTIGGARLRLDGDGAKQESAMSSQIIRQVRMELEEVLQLLKR; this comes from the coding sequence ATGCTTGACCCCGGCAGCAACCGCGAACTGCCGCCGATCCCGGCGAAGCGTTACTTCACCATCGGTGAAGTCAGCGAGCTGTGCGACGTGAAGCCGCATGTGCTGCGCTATTGGGAGACCGAATTTCCCAGCCTCAAGCCGGTGAAGCGACGCGGCAACCGTCGCTACTACCAGCGCCACGATGTGCTGATGGTCCGCCAGATACGCAGTCTGCTGTACGAACAGGGCTACACCATCGGCGGCGCGCGGCTGCGTCTCGACGGTGACGGCGCGAAGCAGGAGTCAGCGATGAGTTCGCAGATCATCCGCCAGGTGCGGATGGAGCTCGAAGAAGTCCTGCAACTGCTCAAGCGCTGA